DNA sequence from the Lysinibacillus sp. OF-1 genome:
CTCCTTAAGTTGTTTCTAAAGTTTTCTTACCCTTCCCAAATATCTTTTCTAATATAGTAAATATTTTTTCTATAATAATTGATAACACCCAATAAATAATGGCTAATGCAATATAAATTTCTAAGGCATGAGCATTGATGTTACTGGCAATAATTAAATTTGCCTTGCCCACAATGTCAATTAGACCAATTGTATAAGCTAGTGCACCTTCTTGTAGCAAAGCAATCATACCATTCCCAAAGTTCGGCAAAGCAACGACAAGTGCCTGAGGGAAAATAATTCGACAGTATGCCTGAAATGGTGTTAAGCCCACACTAACCGCTGCTTCAAACTGACCTTTTGGAATAGCTAAATAGG
Encoded proteins:
- a CDS encoding amino acid ABC transporter permease; translated protein: MDKYFDATYIWNAIPMLLPFLKMTFLVAGSSIILGTLFGLLLAAAKLSSIKWLQKFANLYTTIMRCTPSIVLLFLVYYGVPALAENVGLNLHSIETAIFVVVTFTLQFAAIMSEVIRSAYLAIPKGQFEAAVSVGLTPFQAYCRIIFPQALVVALPNFGNGMIALLQEGALAYTIGLIDIVGKANLIIASNINAHALEIYIALAIIYWVLSIIIEKIFTILEKIFGKGKKTLETT